One genomic region from Halobacteria archaeon AArc-dxtr1 encodes:
- the nikR gene encoding nickel-responsive transcriptional regulator NikR, whose protein sequence is MAVVSVSMPDELLERLDQFAEDHGYTGRSEVVREASRNLLGEFEDTRLEERELMGIVTVLFDYETTAVEEQMMHLRHEHEDLVASNFHSHVGDHYCMELFVLEGELEDISTFVGKIRATKDVLSVDYSVMPVDDFNPLG, encoded by the coding sequence ATGGCAGTCGTCAGCGTTTCGATGCCGGATGAACTCCTCGAACGTCTCGATCAGTTCGCCGAGGACCACGGCTACACCGGTCGCAGCGAGGTCGTTCGCGAGGCTTCCCGGAATCTCCTCGGAGAGTTCGAAGACACGCGGCTCGAAGAGCGCGAGCTGATGGGTATCGTGACCGTTCTGTTCGACTACGAGACGACGGCAGTCGAAGAGCAGATGATGCACCTTCGCCACGAACACGAGGACCTGGTCGCCTCGAACTTCCACAGTCACGTCGGCGATCACTACTGCATGGAGCTGTTCGTCTTAGAGGGGGAACTCGAGGACATCTCGACGTTCGTCGGGAAGATTCGGGCCACCAAGGACGTCCTCTCCGTCGACTACTCGGTGATGCCGGTCGACGATTTTAACCCGCTGGGTTGA
- a CDS encoding transcription factor S: MEFCDDCGSMMKTDDGLWVCGSCDATKPRGDASQYTLTEDQEATEVIESSEETSLPETDTRCPECGNDRAYWYLQQIRSADESETRFFICTDCEYKWREDDN, translated from the coding sequence ATGGAGTTTTGCGACGACTGCGGCTCGATGATGAAAACCGATGACGGACTGTGGGTCTGTGGGAGCTGCGACGCCACGAAACCGCGCGGCGACGCCTCCCAGTATACGTTGACCGAAGACCAGGAGGCCACCGAGGTCATCGAGTCCTCCGAGGAGACCTCACTCCCGGAGACCGACACTCGGTGTCCCGAGTGTGGAAACGATCGCGCCTACTGGTACCTCCAGCAGATTCGGTCGGCAGACGAGTCCGAGACGCGCTTTTTCATCTGCACCGACTGCGAGTACAAGTGGCGCGAGGACGATAACTGA
- a CDS encoding malectin domain-containing carbohydrate-binding protein, producing MANESERSTDRSHRADRRRVLQAVGGAGFAGLAGCLGDDDENGDDEPADDGNGDDDENGEEDPAAFEITALTPGQTSLTRGESVDVNAAIENTGEQEGTQTVALTFDGEEHDSDELTLSAGSDETVSFASIDTADFEPGDYDYEVTTEDDAAGETVTVETVLDDDPDQLLSFETDELTFVPGENTVSGTIENPYSVAIDSGQFEIELPDGWEVVDESGTALDGLEGGAEQDAQWEISTSDDADGEYELTIEGSYAVFDEEADVTLTLDVTVTEPMSAPFGLDCGGVHTEDAVEIDGLEFAPSAEQSAELDADDQYWPDSLTIDPSPNSSDAAMDENRPLTADSGYDTSPDIEGTDHDELYWTEHWEAELDYHFTIENGVYEVTAHISEVWDNEEGARDLTVLVNGEAIVEGLDPYAEYGPDTAITYTTTTAVDANELLVRVEGQGTNIAGIEIREAGLESGVAGHYDANALDVDDGDALAAWADATGEGLDLTQDDEDAQPTYHADGADGNATVRFEGNTDFGEGEYINSEGVPTESTAGVTMAVAFNTHDVTAERQTLLYNGSDDNGDGYGIFVNNEGGSGPDSEGYLHVLYGGVNWYWSDTAVEEDQFHVATLTISEDAPDQPELRLDGQLLTLEDQVEANPPVAPSDQFSIGQDTNDGHAPPYFHGDIGEAVVYDWELPTDQREELENQLGETWGVDVSHEIDGLAGHWTFDEESVEDGTVVDQSGNGLDGEIFGDVETGLESPAGQVAAAFSGDEDDEQLIRVEDENALDLEEFTVSAWVQVSEEADEWHCIVAKEGAMWCGLEGENQTARMDAYDGNEWDEGPWGEDSLNDGEWRHMVYRQAPSEGVSEIYLNGELEASVEAGDEFEESEQPLGIGGNPDEEGGWRDWLPGQIADVRVYDRPLSEAEIADLADA from the coding sequence ATGGCAAACGAATCAGAGCGAAGCACGGATCGTTCACACCGCGCCGACCGACGTCGGGTCCTACAGGCCGTCGGCGGCGCCGGTTTCGCCGGACTCGCCGGCTGTCTCGGCGACGACGATGAGAACGGCGACGATGAACCAGCCGACGACGGGAACGGTGACGACGACGAGAACGGCGAGGAAGACCCCGCCGCGTTCGAGATCACCGCTCTGACGCCGGGACAGACCAGTCTTACACGGGGAGAGTCTGTCGACGTCAACGCGGCGATCGAAAACACGGGCGAACAAGAGGGGACGCAGACGGTTGCGCTGACGTTCGACGGCGAGGAACACGACAGCGACGAACTCACCCTCTCGGCCGGCAGCGACGAGACCGTCTCGTTCGCGTCGATCGACACCGCGGACTTCGAACCGGGCGACTACGACTACGAGGTCACCACCGAGGACGACGCCGCCGGAGAGACGGTGACCGTCGAGACGGTTCTCGACGACGATCCCGATCAGTTGCTCTCGTTCGAGACCGACGAACTGACGTTCGTCCCGGGTGAGAACACCGTCTCGGGGACGATCGAAAACCCCTATTCGGTCGCGATCGACTCCGGACAGTTCGAGATCGAGCTGCCGGACGGCTGGGAGGTTGTAGACGAGTCCGGGACCGCCCTCGACGGGCTCGAGGGTGGAGCCGAGCAGGACGCCCAGTGGGAGATTTCGACGTCCGACGATGCCGACGGCGAGTACGAACTCACGATCGAGGGCAGCTACGCGGTGTTCGACGAGGAGGCCGACGTGACCCTCACCCTGGACGTGACCGTCACCGAACCCATGTCCGCCCCGTTCGGACTCGACTGTGGTGGTGTCCACACCGAAGACGCAGTCGAGATCGACGGCCTCGAGTTCGCCCCCAGCGCGGAGCAATCCGCCGAACTCGACGCGGACGACCAGTACTGGCCCGATTCACTCACAATCGATCCGAGTCCAAACTCCTCTGACGCCGCGATGGACGAGAACCGGCCGCTCACTGCCGACAGCGGCTACGACACGTCTCCCGACATCGAGGGAACCGACCACGACGAACTCTACTGGACGGAGCACTGGGAAGCGGAGTTAGACTACCACTTCACCATCGAAAACGGTGTCTACGAAGTGACGGCACACATTTCCGAGGTCTGGGACAACGAGGAGGGCGCTCGGGATCTGACCGTGCTGGTCAACGGCGAGGCGATCGTCGAGGGACTCGATCCCTACGCCGAGTACGGACCCGACACCGCAATCACCTACACGACGACGACCGCCGTCGACGCCAACGAGCTTCTGGTTCGCGTCGAAGGGCAGGGGACCAACATCGCCGGCATCGAGATCCGGGAGGCGGGCCTCGAGTCCGGCGTCGCCGGACACTACGATGCGAACGCGCTCGACGTCGACGACGGCGACGCGCTCGCCGCCTGGGCCGACGCCACCGGCGAGGGCCTCGATCTGACCCAGGACGACGAGGATGCCCAGCCCACTTACCACGCCGATGGGGCAGACGGCAACGCCACTGTCCGATTCGAGGGCAACACCGACTTCGGCGAGGGCGAGTACATCAACTCCGAGGGTGTGCCGACGGAGTCGACGGCGGGCGTGACGATGGCCGTCGCGTTCAACACCCACGACGTCACCGCCGAACGCCAGACTCTCCTCTACAACGGCAGCGACGACAACGGCGACGGCTACGGTATCTTTGTCAACAACGAAGGCGGCAGCGGCCCCGATTCGGAGGGCTACCTCCACGTCCTGTACGGCGGCGTCAACTGGTACTGGTCGGATACGGCGGTTGAAGAGGATCAGTTCCACGTTGCGACGCTCACCATCTCAGAGGACGCCCCCGACCAGCCCGAACTCCGGCTCGACGGGCAGCTACTGACGCTGGAAGATCAGGTCGAGGCAAACCCGCCGGTCGCGCCGTCCGACCAGTTCAGCATCGGCCAGGACACGAACGACGGCCACGCTCCGCCGTACTTCCACGGCGATATCGGCGAGGCGGTGGTCTACGACTGGGAACTCCCAACCGACCAGCGCGAGGAACTCGAAAACCAGCTCGGCGAGACGTGGGGTGTCGACGTCTCCCACGAGATCGACGGACTCGCCGGCCACTGGACGTTCGACGAGGAGAGCGTCGAGGACGGGACGGTCGTCGACCAAAGCGGGAACGGTCTCGACGGCGAGATCTTCGGCGACGTCGAGACCGGCCTCGAGAGTCCGGCCGGCCAGGTTGCAGCGGCGTTTAGCGGCGACGAAGACGACGAACAACTGATTCGCGTCGAAGACGAGAACGCGCTCGATCTCGAGGAGTTCACCGTCTCGGCGTGGGTACAGGTCTCTGAGGAGGCAGATGAGTGGCACTGCATCGTCGCCAAGGAGGGGGCGATGTGGTGTGGGCTAGAAGGCGAGAATCAGACCGCCCGGATGGACGCCTACGACGGCAACGAGTGGGACGAAGGTCCGTGGGGCGAGGACTCGCTGAACGACGGCGAATGGCGCCACATGGTCTACCGGCAGGCACCCTCCGAGGGGGTCTCGGAGATCTACCTCAACGGCGAACTGGAAGCCTCCGTTGAGGCTGGCGACGAGTTCGAAGAGAGCGAACAGCCACTGGGCATCGGTGGCAATCCGGACGAGGAGGGCGGCTGGCGTGACTGGCTGCCGGGCCAGATCGCCGACGTCCGCGTCTACGATCGGCCGCTGTCCGAAGCCGAGATCGCCGACCTCGCCGACGCATAA
- a CDS encoding methyltransferase domain-containing protein, with the protein MTGDSVPVLLVRDDREYLVAPGEELGTDLGVLEVPEDVEPGQTIETHLENAFRVRRLRGPDLFHHFERTGAPMVPRDVGLVIGETGVSVGDRVLDTGTGTGVLAASMARAGATVVTYERDPEFADVARENMALAGVTDDVDVRTGDLTDELDSVTEEEAFDVLTLDTGDAATVVADAPDLLVAGGFLAVYSPFVESTREVARTAREVGLSEIRTRETIQREMDFDDRGSRPSTAPVGHTGYLTIARNE; encoded by the coding sequence GTGACGGGCGACTCAGTTCCCGTCTTGCTCGTTCGCGACGACCGTGAGTACCTCGTTGCCCCGGGCGAGGAGCTCGGTACCGATCTGGGCGTCCTCGAGGTCCCCGAGGACGTCGAACCCGGCCAGACGATCGAGACACACCTGGAGAACGCCTTTCGCGTCCGACGACTTCGCGGTCCGGACCTCTTTCATCACTTCGAGCGGACCGGCGCGCCGATGGTCCCCCGAGACGTCGGCCTGGTGATCGGCGAGACCGGCGTCTCGGTCGGCGACCGCGTGCTCGACACGGGCACCGGAACCGGCGTCCTCGCGGCGTCGATGGCCCGCGCGGGCGCGACAGTCGTCACCTACGAACGTGATCCCGAGTTCGCCGACGTCGCCCGGGAGAACATGGCGCTGGCCGGCGTCACCGACGACGTCGACGTTCGGACGGGGGACCTGACCGACGAACTTGATTCGGTCACCGAAGAGGAGGCGTTCGACGTCCTCACCCTCGACACCGGCGACGCGGCGACGGTCGTCGCCGACGCTCCCGACCTGCTGGTAGCGGGCGGGTTCCTCGCTGTCTACAGCCCGTTCGTCGAGTCGACTCGCGAGGTCGCCCGGACCGCCCGGGAGGTCGGCCTCTCTGAGATTCGGACGCGTGAGACGATCCAGCGCGAGATGGACTTCGACGATCGCGGCTCTAGGCCGTCGACGGCGCCCGTGGGCCACACGGGATATCTGACGATTGCCCGAAACGAGTAG
- a CDS encoding nascent polypeptide-associated complex protein: protein MFGGGGGLNPRKMEQMMKQMGIDVDDIDAEEVIIRTGEHDLVFTDPEVTKMDARGQETYQVIGSPEEREAGTAGSAADSASDDGAAGGVDEGDVELVATRTGASEDDARAALEENDGDLAAAVAQLE from the coding sequence ATGTTTGGAGGTGGCGGCGGACTCAACCCGCGCAAGATGGAACAGATGATGAAGCAGATGGGAATCGACGTCGACGACATCGACGCCGAGGAGGTCATTATCCGAACCGGCGAGCACGACCTCGTCTTTACCGACCCCGAGGTCACGAAGATGGACGCCCGTGGCCAGGAGACCTACCAGGTCATCGGCTCGCCCGAGGAGCGCGAGGCTGGTACTGCCGGCTCCGCAGCCGACAGCGCGTCGGACGACGGTGCTGCTGGCGGCGTTGACGAAGGCGACGTCGAACTCGTCGCGACCCGTACCGGCGCGAGTGAGGACGACGCTCGCGCGGCCCTAGAGGAGAACGACGGCGACCTCGCCGCAGCAGTCGCACAACTCGAGTGA